GTGCAGGCAAACGTGTTTTTGATGTGATTGCGGAGGGTCAAACAATACTGAATGATTTTGACATTTTTGCGGCGAGTGGTGACGCACTCAAAGCAGTTGTCGTGCCGATTAATGGCATTCAAGTGAATGATGGAACGCTGAATTTGCAATTTAAAGCTGAACAAGACTTTGCCTCAATTTCCGCTATTGAGGTTCTTGCAGCAACCTAAGTTAGAGCTTTCTTTTCGTTGTCACCTCTATAGTTGAGTATGTAATGGCGACTGATCTTCTTAATCCTTCTACTGAATCAACCACTGACTTAAATACCAGTCAAAACACTGGTTACACCAGTCTGCAAGCAAGTACAGCAGATCCGTACGGCTTTAACAGCTTAAATCAAAGCACTGTTAGCAGTAGTAGCCTGCAAGTTCTTACCCCAGATGCCAATATTGTCTCTAATCGAATGGTATTTGGTACTGTTGGTGGGGAAGTGCGATCGCCAAAAACACTAACACTGAGTAATACAGGCAGTAACCCACTAACAATTACACTCAACCTTGGTGATTCACAAGAAAAAAGTAACGCTGTTAGACTGCCAGATCATCAACGGGCTGGTGATTTTCAAATTCTTGATGCTCCCACAGGACAACCATTTACACTTGGAGCGAACGAAACCCGTAATATTCAGGTGCAGTTTGCTCCGCAGCGAATGGCGCGGCTGAGTACTACCCCAATTACTCATACTTTTAATGGGGAGAACTATGCATCGCTGACAATTAATACCAGTGGTCAACCAGTAAAAACAGTTAATCTTGCAGGACTCAATGCAGCTAACTACGAAGGTAATAGAGAACCTTCACTCGCAGAAATCACTCGGATTTTTGGCTGGACAACGAATGTAGGCAGTGAAAACTTGATCTTAGGTGGTCAAAAAAGTTTAGTTGGAGATGAAGTTTTCTCTCCTTACTGGGTACGTGCTGACAACACTAAACCTGTTCAATTGTGGCCTATAGCTATTTACAGTGGTCCTACAGATGGTCCTCACGATCCCATTCGATTTGAAGCAAAACCTGGTAGCGGCGGTAGAAGTGGTTTAATTTATCAACACGCAGGTCGTCTGCAAGCTGATAATGTACTCGGAAGTAACGATCTTAGCGGTGGCGAAAATCAGAAGTTACTCCCCAGTGTTTTAGCTGGCGGAGTGAACACAACTCCTAGCATTAATAATGTTAGCTTTACTCCAAATAGCCCCTTTGCTCTGAATCGCAGCTTGAATGCAGGAAGTACTCAAGGTGCTTGGACAGATTACACGCAAAACCTTCCCGATCAGACACATAACTGGCGAATTTATCCAGTGCGTGATGCTCAAGGTACGCTTATTCCGCATACTTGGTTAGCTGCTTCCGATCCTGGCAATAGCCTGACTGGTACAGGGAAAAACTTTGACTACAATGATGATGTTTATTTGATGGTTAACGCTAAACCCGAAAACCCAGCGCTAGATCCATCAGTCGGTCGTAGATTCCCTGGTTCGCCAGACTTGCAGTTTTACTTTGGTAAAACTTATGAGAATGTCTTTCCGAACGGTTTAAAAGACAAAAATGGCAAGAATATTGGCTTTACAAGTACGCAACTGAATAGAAATGACACTTTTACGTCGATTGCTTCCTACAATCCAAACCTGATTAACCTTGATACAAATGGTTCAGGTACGCTGAAAATTACAACAACCAGTGGTAGTAATGGTGGTAAAGATAATACACTGATGAACGGTTTGCGAACTGTCTTTGATGGTAGAGCTAGCAAATCAGTCATCAGTTCTAGACTGCTGGGACCATTTAACAACATTCAAGCAGGATTTCAACAAGCAGGCATTATGTTAGGTCCCGATCAAGACAACTATATTAAGGTAGTTGCGATCGCCAGTAACAATAATCAACTAGGTATTCAGTTTTATCAAGAAAACAATGGAGTAGGACAAACAATAGGTACAGCAGCGATTCCTAACCGTGGAAGTGTGCAGTCTTTAGAACTAAAGTTGTTTACCGATCCCCGAAATGGAACAGTCCGCGCGGGCTATAGTGTTGGCAATAACAATAATGTCGTTCTCTTGCCTGGCGTAGTATCGCTCAAAGGTGGTCAAATTGGTAGTTATTTTGCTGCTCAAAGCAAAGCTGGATTAATTACTACTAATAAAGGATCAGTGCCATTTACGGCAACTTTTGATAACTTCTTGATTTCATCAAACGAAACAACAGCATCACGACAAGTTTTACATCGGATCAATGTTGGTAGTAGTTCAACATACACAAGTCCTAGTGGTTTTGTATGGAATCCAGATACAAACTTGTTCAGTCCATCAAATGCTGTACCTGAAAGTACACTAGGCACACCTAACATCAAAAATACACAAATTGACCCAGTGTATCGCTCCTACCGAGCCAAAATTGGTAATGGTTCTATTCCACTATCATCTCGCGTGCTATCTTTTGCACTACCTGTTCAACCAGGTAAAGTTGATTTGCGATTGCACTTCTCTGAAAATTATTGGGGTGCACCAAATCGCGGTCCTGGTGGTGTCGGTAAGCGCGTGTTTGATGTCATTGTCGAGAATCAGACTGTATTGCACAACTTTGATATTACACCAGCATCTGGTGGTGCTTTGACTGCTGTAAAAATACCTATTGAAGGAATACAAGTTAATGACGGACAGTTAAATATTCAACTCAAAGCAAAATCTGACTTTGGTGCTATTTCTGCAATCGAAGTTTTTCGCTCAGCTTAATTTCACTAGGGCAGAGAGAGGAGCGAGGAGCGAGGGATAAGGGACAATATCACATCTTTGTTGAGTTGAAAGCATAAATCCCCCTTCAGATTTTCCAAGGGGGAATTTGTGCTTGTGATTTGGGCTCAGATGTTTTGTTGACGTTGGTATAAAGACCAGTACAAGCCTTTTTTCTGCATCAATTCAGTATGTGTTCCTTGTTCCATTAAAACGCCTTTTTCCAACACCAAGATCAAATCAGCTTTTTTAAGCGGTTCAAAGCGGTGAGCAATCATAAAGATCGTCCGGTTTTTTGCCAAACTTTGAATATTGTGTAAAACTTGCTGTTCAGTTTCACTATCTAGCGCAGTAGTCGCTTCATCTAAAATCATCAGTGGGGCTTGCGATAAAAATAACCGTGCTAAAGCAATTCGTTGGCGTTGTCCTCCAGAGAGTCCTGTACCGCGTTCGCCAATGGAAGTTTCGTATCCTTGTGATAGTTCACTGACAAAATCGTGTGCAACTGCCATCCGTGCTGCTTTGACGACTTCTTCCGCAGTAATATCAGGATTCCCTAAAGTAATATTCTCCAAAATCGTTCCGTTAAACAAAAAGTCTTCTTGGAGAACGACACTAATTTGTTGACGTAAAGAAGCAATATCGGCACTTTTGATATCAAAGCCATCAATGAGGATGCGACCAGATTCAGGAAGATACAGTCGCTGTAATAATTTAGAAAGTGTACTTTTGCCTGAACCACTGCGCCCGACAATACCAACAAACATTCCTGGCTGGACATGAAATGAAATCCCGCGCAAAATTGGTTCTTGATTAGGGCGGTAACGGAAAAATACCTGGTCAAAAGTGACTTGCCCTTGCAGCGCTGGTAAGACTAAGCCAGAACCTGGTTCAGCTTCTGGGGCGACATTCAAAACATCTCCCAAGCGATCCACTGAAAGCAAAACTTGCTGTAAATTTTGCCACAGTTGCACCAAGCGCAATAACGGACCTGTGACTCTGGCAGATAGCATCTGAAATGCGACTAATTGACCTACAGTAAGTTGCTGATTTATGGCTAATTTTGCCCCAAACCACAGAATGAGGAGGTAAGAAAAACTTGTGAGGAAAGTTCCAATATTACTGGTAATTTTGGAAGCAGTTGAGGCTTTGAAGTTAGTCCGAATATAACGGGCAAAAAGTCCTTCCCAACGTTCGCGAGAAGTTCGTTCTGCGCCATGTGCTTTTACTGAATGAATTCCTGTAATCGTTTCGACTAAAAAAGATTGGCTATCAGCACTTTGGTTGAAGGCTTCATCAAGCCACTTCCGTAAAAGTGGAGTAGATAGTAAGATCAATAAAGCAAACAGCGGAATCACTGCCAGTGCTACCCAGGTGAGGGGAACGCTGTAGTAAAACATCAGTGCCAAGTACATTACTACAAATAAGCTATCAAGAATCACTGTTAAAGTTGTACCAGTGAGAAACTCGCGAATATTTTGTAATTCTTGCACTCGTGCTGCGGTATCTCCCACGCGTCGCGACTCAAAATACGCTAGTGGTAAGCGCATCAAATGACGAAAGACTTGAGCTGATAAACTTAAATCCAGTCTGCGTGCGGTGTGAGTAAAAATAAAAATCCGCAAAATACCTAGAATTGCCTCAAATAGTGCGATCGCTAATAGGGCGATCGCCATCACATCTAAGGTAGATAGACTTTCTTGCACCAAAACTTTATCAATAATCACCTGAGTGATGACTGGGGTGGCTAAGCCAAATAGTTGTAGTGTAAATGAAGCTAAAAGGACTTCTCCTAATAACTTGCGATAGCGCCACACTGCAGGCAAAAACCAACTCAGGTTGAACTTATCGCGTTTTTGAATCAGTTCAATTTGCCAGAGTTGTCCATTCCATGAAGTTTCTACTATTTCTCGTGGAATGCTTTCACACGTTTGATTAGGATTAAGTGGATTAGCAACGATCAGGCGATCGCCTTTAATGCCATAAACTACAACCCATGACTCTTGTTGCCAATGCAACAGTGTGGGAAAAGATAGTTTGCGTAAGTCACTCCAACTGACTTGAATTTTTTGTAATTGTAGTCCTACTTTTTCTGCTGCTTCAGCAACATATTTAGGGCTTTGTCCTCGTACTTGTCGTT
The sequence above is drawn from the Gloeocapsopsis sp. IPPAS B-1203 genome and encodes:
- a CDS encoding malectin domain-containing carbohydrate-binding protein: MATDLLNPSTESTTDLNTSQNTGYTSLQASTADPYGFNSLNQSTVSSSSLQVLTPDANIVSNRMVFGTVGGEVRSPKTLTLSNTGSNPLTITLNLGDSQEKSNAVRLPDHQRAGDFQILDAPTGQPFTLGANETRNIQVQFAPQRMARLSTTPITHTFNGENYASLTINTSGQPVKTVNLAGLNAANYEGNREPSLAEITRIFGWTTNVGSENLILGGQKSLVGDEVFSPYWVRADNTKPVQLWPIAIYSGPTDGPHDPIRFEAKPGSGGRSGLIYQHAGRLQADNVLGSNDLSGGENQKLLPSVLAGGVNTTPSINNVSFTPNSPFALNRSLNAGSTQGAWTDYTQNLPDQTHNWRIYPVRDAQGTLIPHTWLAASDPGNSLTGTGKNFDYNDDVYLMVNAKPENPALDPSVGRRFPGSPDLQFYFGKTYENVFPNGLKDKNGKNIGFTSTQLNRNDTFTSIASYNPNLINLDTNGSGTLKITTTSGSNGGKDNTLMNGLRTVFDGRASKSVISSRLLGPFNNIQAGFQQAGIMLGPDQDNYIKVVAIASNNNQLGIQFYQENNGVGQTIGTAAIPNRGSVQSLELKLFTDPRNGTVRAGYSVGNNNNVVLLPGVVSLKGGQIGSYFAAQSKAGLITTNKGSVPFTATFDNFLISSNETTASRQVLHRINVGSSSTYTSPSGFVWNPDTNLFSPSNAVPESTLGTPNIKNTQIDPVYRSYRAKIGNGSIPLSSRVLSFALPVQPGKVDLRLHFSENYWGAPNRGPGGVGKRVFDVIVENQTVLHNFDITPASGGALTAVKIPIEGIQVNDGQLNIQLKAKSDFGAISAIEVFRSA
- a CDS encoding type I secretion system permease/ATPase → MITTDEIKNLMWDKAPLSCLSSEEQVQFQHQAETRSYILGEIIWSTDGENNTRGSGSQILILSGKVRLVPEHGESVILQRGDWVGDLLELSGVWKARASSRDVVVLHWKADFWTTVSSPQVQQFWAEERSRYQPQQEPQPQPILGYPFISSLNTAAACLTMVTRHLQNPAQLEWVQRQVRGQSPKYVAEAAEKVGLQLQKIQVSWSDLRKLSFPTLLHWQQESWVVVYGIKGDRLIVANPLNPNQTCESIPREIVETSWNGQLWQIELIQKRDKFNLSWFLPAVWRYRKLLGEVLLASFTLQLFGLATPVITQVIIDKVLVQESLSTLDVMAIALLAIALFEAILGILRIFIFTHTARRLDLSLSAQVFRHLMRLPLAYFESRRVGDTAARVQELQNIREFLTGTTLTVILDSLFVVMYLALMFYYSVPLTWVALAVIPLFALLILLSTPLLRKWLDEAFNQSADSQSFLVETITGIHSVKAHGAERTSRERWEGLFARYIRTNFKASTASKITSNIGTFLTSFSYLLILWFGAKLAINQQLTVGQLVAFQMLSARVTGPLLRLVQLWQNLQQVLLSVDRLGDVLNVAPEAEPGSGLVLPALQGQVTFDQVFFRYRPNQEPILRGISFHVQPGMFVGIVGRSGSGKSTLSKLLQRLYLPESGRILIDGFDIKSADIASLRQQISVVLQEDFLFNGTILENITLGNPDITAEEVVKAARMAVAHDFVSELSQGYETSIGERGTGLSGGQRQRIALARLFLSQAPLMILDEATTALDSETEQQVLHNIQSLAKNRTIFMIAHRFEPLKKADLILVLEKGVLMEQGTHTELMQKKGLYWSLYQRQQNI